Genomic DNA from Bacterioplanes sanyensis:
TGAGGGTATTCAGGTTGTTGAGGCGAATGATCAGTCGGCGTGACTCGATGCGGGCGCCTTCCAGCGCACTGAGGTAGTCGCTACGGTTGGTGGCTTGCTCGGCCATGCCAAAGTAGTTCAGTGCTTTGTAGTAATTGATGTAAACCTTCTCGAAATCAGCACCGCCATAAGGGCCTTGGCGCGGGTTCGACATCATCACCGTCATGGTGTCGGTAACGCTGGTGGTTTCGAGCTGTTCGGCAATGCGCTCAGCTTGCTCCAGCATGGCGTTACTGGCGGCAAAGTCATTTTGTAAATGCTTCACCACACCCAGCTCCAAGTGGTACAGCAGGCGATCATTGCCTTGTGCGTCGAGAGCTTTCTTGAAACTTTGCTCGGCAGCGACAAACTGACCTTGTTCGACTTCGGTGAGAGCTTTTTCTACGCCTTTGCCATAGGTAGCGCAGCCACTGGCAATGACACTGAAGCCAACAACAAGCAGTGAGCGTTTGACGTTAGTAGTGACGGTGGATAAGCGAGATTGGGCGCCGTTATGGCGGGACCCGGTGTGAGCAGTGTGCAAAACGGCAACTCCCTATGCTTGAAAATTCGGCCGGGAGTTTACCGCGCTGGCTCTGTGCCGCCAAGATCAATAGATAATAAAAAGCCCTCACGACATCCATGCCGTGAGGGCTTTCTCAGTTCGGGTGCTGATTGAACTTTGATATCAGTGTACTGAGGATTGAAAGGCCATTCAATTATAAAAAACTATCGATCCTATAACCCAAGCACTGGTGAGAATCATTCTTTCTCAGACTTTGGCGAGCCGCCGAGGATACGCAGCGGTTGCTCTCCTTCGTCCAACACCGCTTTGCCAGCCGGGGTTACCCGGGTGGCCAGTTCGGTGGCTTGCTCATCCTGTTGCCGCTGCTCACTACTGGTTTGGCTGAAACCACAGGCGACGCATTCACGTACCTCGTCGCCGTCGCCATTGGTGAACATCACCACACGATCCATCTCGGCGCACTTAGGACACACCGCGCCAGCAATAAAGCGACGTTTCATCAGGCTGCTTCCTCTCCAGTAATGCCGCTGTGACGCAGCAATGGCTCCACCGATGGCTTGCGACCACGGAAGGCTGTGAACAACTCCGCCGCTGCGCGACTGCCGCCATTGGCCAGTACCGTATCGCGGAACAAGGCGCCGGTCGCGGTATTGAAAATCCCATCTTCCTCAAAGCGCGAGTAGGCATCGGCACTCAATACTTCGGCCCATTTGTAAGAGTAATAGCCGGCCGCATAACCGCCGGCAAAGATGTGGCTGAAGCCATGTTGGAAGCGATTAAAGTCCGCAACCGGCACCACGGATACCTGCTCACGCACTTGCTGCAGCAACTCGGTGATATCAACGCGTTGCTGGTCGCGATATTCGTTATGTAAGCGGAAGTCGAACAGTGCGAACTCCAACTGGCGCATCATCATCATGCCGCTTTGGAAATTTTTCGCCGCCAGCAGTTTGTCGAGCAACGCTTGTGGCAGTGGCTCGCCGGTTTGGTAGTGACCGCTGATAAACGCCAATGCTTCAGGCTCGTAGCACCAGTTTTCCAGGAACTGACTGGGCAGCTCCACGGCGTCCCAGGCCACACCATTGATGCCACTGACGGCAGCAACGTCCACTTGCGTCAGCATGTGGTGAATACCGTGGCCGAACTCATGGAACAAGGTGGTGAGTTCATCGTGGGTCAGCAGAGCCGGTTGATCGCCCACCGCCGGGGTAAAGTTGCACACCAGATACGCCACAGGTAACTGCAAGCCGTTTGCGGTTTGGCGGCGAATACGGCAATCATCCATCCAGGCGCCGCCGCGTTTTTTCTCACGCGCGTACAAATCCAGATAGAAGGCGGCAATTTGCTCGCCGTCTTTTAATACATGGAAAAAGCGCACATCCGGGTGGTAGCTGTCGAACTGCTGTTGCTCCTCAAAGCGCACACCGAACAAACGTGATACCACCTCAAACATGCCAGCAATGGTGCGATCCACCGGCAAATATGGGCGAATATCTTCTTGCGATAGGGCATAGCGCTGCTGGCGCAGTTTTTCGGCGGCGTAGGTAACGTCCCACGGCTCCAGAGTTGGCAGCCCCAGCTCGTCGCTGGCAAATTGCTGCAGCTCGGCGAACTCTCTTGCGGCTTGCGGTTTGCTGCGCGTGGCCAAGTCGTTGAGGAAGGTCATGACTTCATCGGCACTGTCCGCCATCTTAGTAGCTACCGAGTATTCGGCGTAGCTGGCAAACCCTAACAGCTGTGCCAGCTCCAGGCGCAGGTCGAGAATTTCGTTCATGATCGCGGAGTTATCGAACTCCCCGGCATTCGGCCCTTGATCCGAGGCGCGAGTCACAAAGGCGGTGTACACCTGTTGGCGCAAGTCACGATTGTCGGCGTAGCTCATGATCGGCATGTAGGACGGGAAATCGAGGGTAATCAACCAACCGTCTTTGCCCTTTTGCTGCGCCAATTGCGCCAGCAAGCCTTTGGCGCTGTCGGGCAAACCTGCCAGCTCGGCTTCGTCGGTGATGTGTTGACTCCAGGCGTGGGTGGCGTCGAGCACGTTTTCGCCGAACTTGGAAGTCAGCTCCGACAGGCGCTGTTTGATGTCACCAAAGCGCTGTTTTTTGTCGTCTTCAAGATCCACCCCCGCGAGGCGGAAGTCACGCAGAGCGTGTTCGATGGCAGTCTGCTGCGCCGCGCTTAACTGGGCAAAAGCGTCGCTGTCGCGTACCGCCTGATAAGCATCAAACAGCGCACGATTTTGGCCCATCTCGGTGCTGTATTGGCTCAAGAGGGGCAGGCAAGCGTTGTAGGCGTCGCGCAACTCGTCGGAGTTCATGGTGCTGTTTAAATGACCGACGGGTGACCAGGCCTGGGCCAGCTCATCGTCCCATTGCTCAATCTGTGCCATCAGGTTGTCCCAGGTCGGCTCAGGCTGGCTGGCCAGCAAGGCATGAATGCGCTGGCGGTTGGTCTCCAGCAGCTGTTCGATGGCCGGTTGGATGTGCTCTGGTTGGATGGCGCTAAATGGCGGCAGAGTATGGTGTTGCAGCAACGGGTTGCTCATAGCAGGCGGTCTCACAGAATTTGGCATTTCATTGGTTATTGGGTCAAATAGCGAAAATTCAAATGAGAAGACAAACACATGGGCGATATTCGCAGCTATCAAGGCGCTACACCGCAGTTAGGGCAGCGCGTATTTGTAGACCGCAGCGCAGTGGTGATTGGAGATGTGACGCTGGGCGATGATTGCTCGGTGTGGCCGCTGGCGGTGATTCGCGGCGACATGCACCGCATTCGTATCGGCGCCCGCACCAGCGTGCAAGACGGAGCGGTGCTCCACATTACCCACGCCAGTGATTACAACCCAGGTGGTTACCCGCTGGAAATTGGTGACGACGTTACCATCGGCCATCAAGCGATGCTGCATGGTTGTAGCATTGGCAATCGGGTATTGATCGGCATGAAGTCGATGATCATGGACGGCGCGGTGGTGGAAGACGACGTGATTGTTGCTGCTGGTGCAGTGGTTACACCGGGTAAAGTGCTGGAAAGCGGTCATGTGTACGTCGGCAGTCCGGCGAAAAAGGCGCGTCCAATCACCGACAAAGAGCGCAGCTTTTTTACCTACGGTGCAGGCAACTATGTGCGCTTAAAAGACAAACATCTGGCCGAAGGTTTCGACCAGGCATAAAAAAAGCCGCCGAGGCGGCTTTTACTGAGTGGCGCTTACGCGGCGTAGCGCTGGCGCAGGGCGTTGATGCGTTGATCCAGCGGTGGGTGGCTGGCAAACAAAGCGGACAGCTTGCCTTCACCACGAATGCCAAACGCCACCAGCTCGCCGCTCAGGTCTGAAGGCTGCTCGTAGGTTTGTTGCAATGCCGCCAGGGCACTCACCATCGCCCCAGGGCTGACCAGTTCTGCACCGGCTTGGTCGGCGCGGAACTCACGGCGACGGCTGAACCAGGCAACAATGGTCGACGCCAGGATGCCCAGAATGATCTCTGCCACAATGGTGGTGACGAAAAAGGCGATGCCTGGGCCATCTTCGTTTTTAAACACCACACGATCAACGAAGTTGCCGATGATGCGCGCGAAGAACATCACAAACGCGTTCACCACGCCTTGAATCAGCGCCAGCGTCACCATATCGCCGTTGGCAACGTGGCCAATTTCGTGGCCTAAAACGGCCTTCACTTGCTCTTTGTCCATGCGCTGCAACAGGCCAGTCGATACCGCGACCAGAGCGTTGTTCTTGTTCCAACCGGTGGCAAAGGCATTGGGTGCATCTGAGTGGAAGATGCCAACTTCTGGCATGCCAATGCCGGCTTTATCGGCCAGCTCCTGCACGGTGCTGACAATCCACTGCTCACCTGAATTCTGTGGTTGTTCGATAATCTGCACGCCCATCGAGCGCTTGGCCATCCACTTCGACAGCAATAGAGACACAAATGAGCCGGCCATGCCGAACACCAAACAGAACACCATCAGGTTAGCGAGGTTGAGGCCGCTGCCTGACTGCTCGAAATAACTGCCGACGCCGAGCAGTGACAAGGTCACGCTAGCAACAGCAATGACGGCCAGGTTGGTCGCCAGGAAAAGAATTATACGCAACATGTGCGTGTCCTCCGGAATCACGGTTTTGTGTTATGGCGCTAATATTGAGCTTTTTACGCCAAAAT
This window encodes:
- the prlC gene encoding oligopeptidase A, giving the protein MSNPLLQHHTLPPFSAIQPEHIQPAIEQLLETNRQRIHALLASQPEPTWDNLMAQIEQWDDELAQAWSPVGHLNSTMNSDELRDAYNACLPLLSQYSTEMGQNRALFDAYQAVRDSDAFAQLSAAQQTAIEHALRDFRLAGVDLEDDKKQRFGDIKQRLSELTSKFGENVLDATHAWSQHITDEAELAGLPDSAKGLLAQLAQQKGKDGWLITLDFPSYMPIMSYADNRDLRQQVYTAFVTRASDQGPNAGEFDNSAIMNEILDLRLELAQLLGFASYAEYSVATKMADSADEVMTFLNDLATRSKPQAAREFAELQQFASDELGLPTLEPWDVTYAAEKLRQQRYALSQEDIRPYLPVDRTIAGMFEVVSRLFGVRFEEQQQFDSYHPDVRFFHVLKDGEQIAAFYLDLYAREKKRGGAWMDDCRIRRQTANGLQLPVAYLVCNFTPAVGDQPALLTHDELTTLFHEFGHGIHHMLTQVDVAAVSGINGVAWDAVELPSQFLENWCYEPEALAFISGHYQTGEPLPQALLDKLLAAKNFQSGMMMMRQLEFALFDFRLHNEYRDQQRVDITELLQQVREQVSVVPVADFNRFQHGFSHIFAGGYAAGYYSYKWAEVLSADAYSRFEEDGIFNTATGALFRDTVLANGGSRAAAELFTAFRGRKPSVEPLLRHSGITGEEAA
- a CDS encoding YheV family putative zinc ribbon protein translates to MKRRFIAGAVCPKCAEMDRVVMFTNGDGDEVRECVACGFSQTSSEQRQQDEQATELATRVTPAGKAVLDEGEQPLRILGGSPKSEKE
- the htpX gene encoding protease HtpX, producing the protein MLRIILFLATNLAVIAVASVTLSLLGVGSYFEQSGSGLNLANLMVFCLVFGMAGSFVSLLLSKWMAKRSMGVQIIEQPQNSGEQWIVSTVQELADKAGIGMPEVGIFHSDAPNAFATGWNKNNALVAVSTGLLQRMDKEQVKAVLGHEIGHVANGDMVTLALIQGVVNAFVMFFARIIGNFVDRVVFKNEDGPGIAFFVTTIVAEIILGILASTIVAWFSRRREFRADQAGAELVSPGAMVSALAALQQTYEQPSDLSGELVAFGIRGEGKLSALFASHPPLDQRINALRQRYAA
- a CDS encoding gamma carbonic anhydrase family protein, giving the protein MGDIRSYQGATPQLGQRVFVDRSAVVIGDVTLGDDCSVWPLAVIRGDMHRIRIGARTSVQDGAVLHITHASDYNPGGYPLEIGDDVTIGHQAMLHGCSIGNRVLIGMKSMIMDGAVVEDDVIVAAGAVVTPGKVLESGHVYVGSPAKKARPITDKERSFFTYGAGNYVRLKDKHLAEGFDQA